ctgcCAAAACTTGTCATTCGTTTCAAAACTTGTTCCTATTCGCAGAACGATATTTCCGGCCAAGATAATTCCGTTGAGAGAAAATCCGTGAGGTCGCCTTCTTACAGGCTACGATTTGGTCGGCGCAGCGATCCTGAACTTTCGGTAACCGTTTACacgattatttgagatatattTGCACGAAGCATGATTTACCTTTTGCACCAATTATCAGGAAATTCATTGGAATGTTTTACGCTGACGAATGGTTTTTCAGGAGGATTTTATGGCGAGAAAACCAAGCAGGTCGCCATCTTTTAGACTGAGATTCGGACGTCGGAGCGATCCCCTTATAAATGTGCGTTAAATGTCTTTGGTttgattattaatatttttcatcggtGCGTGAGTTTATTGTGTCTGGTAAAAGAAACTATATTCATAAATTACTTTACACGGAGAGTTTAACAGATTTTCCATGTCCACTAATATTACCGAAACGAGTAACAaggtggaataaaatttatagaaaactACGTTCGGACCAGTTAAATTGAATGTATTTATTGACAAATTGACGGTGGGCAAGTTGAGAACAGTTACCGAGAATGATCACTTGTTCATTTGAAAAGATCGCGCAGTATCTACTTGCGATGTAAAATCAATTAGAAATtagaggaaaatatttatcttcGAAAAGTTCGTACAAAGTCAATTTCAAGCACTGATTCCATTTCTCGGGAGAAAAAAGGCTCAAAATTTATCTAACAATTGCAGCATGATCTTGCGAGCTCGTTTCCCGGCGAAGACTACTTAGACAGAAAGATAGTCAGATCGCCGTCTTACAGACTTCGTTTCGGCAGGCAGAGTGGCTTGGTTGATTCGGTACGTCAGaattcgaaattgttttttcccAAACAGGGATGAATGGCcgttcgtttttattttcttctttcatttcgattccctttatttttttgcacgtCCGTTTCGCCTCGAATTTCATTGCTTTTACAGATAGATTTTGGTATTTTAGTTCTCATTCACTTTTGTCAGTGACGATATTGTTTCACAAAGCATCGATCGTTCGATATGTGTTTAGACGGAAGTTCAACCTGGTACGACATCGGAAAAGGAATCAGCAGCGGTGGTTGAAGAGAATTAATTGCGCAacgtaaagaaagaaaattatctcCGTCTTCTAACGTTAtcattatatattacatacctaCACATAAACATTATAATGCAGCTGCAGAAACTTTGCTATTAACGATATACTTGTCTTCTTTCTGATCTGCATATTTTTCAGCCGAAcatttgtaataataataaggatgataatgataataactacattaataatactaatataTACAAACACATCTATTACCTGTGTGCAGTGCATATAATGTTGATGAATTCAATTTGTTtgtaattgagaaaaaatcaaactataCAGATCAATGTAAAGtttatttacttcaaattcATTTACGCTATTCCTGGGAATGTCTTTTTCCGTAtcggttattattttttgcctGTGCAGTTATTATTTGTCCACATGAacgtataaattgaaaaaaattgtgccaaATTAAtccaaatataaatttttgtgtaCATGATTCATTGTCATAGTATGAATTATATGTAACGCTCCACGTTTTCACGCATCTGGGTTCAAACCACGTGGAATTGATTTCACattgtattgtattttataatttcgtgaaaaagtatttttgatACATATAACGAACTTGCTTTGAGtaaatgtattatattaattGTATGTCGATAAGTTAGCACGTTAAATGCACAAATAGGATTCGTCGCAGACGGGAGATAGTCTTTTTATGCAATTGCAATTTTTCCTCGTCTCCTTGCACTGTTTCGCAAATATACTATCAAGCGTATTTTCCAAGGCTGAATTTGTTCCACGACAATTGTCCACGACTTTTTTTGCCCACTGGAAACAAGAATATGGGTTACAAAAAGATCACAAGACcacgataaaaagaaaaagctaCATGCACACGAGAAAATgatcgttaaaaatttgcaCGGATAGAACCAGTAGGGTAATATTTACGTAAAGCAAATGGTGTCGATTcccaaatttataaaatatgtttatAATAGCTCAGTCGCTATGTAGAAAAAAGATACCTGAAACTGCAATTTTTCTACACCACTATTGCCTTTCTCTAATTGTTAGGTGGGAAGCGTCATTGATAGTCGATGGTCAGAATTTCGACAAGATTTTGCAGTAGTTTAGGCCGCCATCTATAATTTATGGTTTAACAAGTCGGAAAGTATCGATCGTAGACAAcaaatttttagtcaaacGTTGAAAATGGGCGAGTTATTTGACAAAAACAAATACCCCCatgaattcaaaatggcggacgaAGCTACTACAGAATCTGGTCGAATTTCTGGATTTAGATTACACTTGACGTGAAACCTCCCCTCCCATCGATtcgaaagaggaaaagagtcgtatCGACAAAATTGCAATTCCGACTGGATTCTAGGCTGCACCTGAAAGTATTCCCTGACTCTTATATCGCTCCATCCTAGTGGCGGACTCTTCTGAATATCGCGCAAGTTGTAAATCTTATCGGCCAACGTGACCAGTTTGGCTCGGTCGCTTCGGCTCGTTGCGTTTTCAATTTGCAAACGTTTCCTCTCCGCCTTGGGAAGACTTTTGTCGTCCGTCACCTCGGCGACAACTTTCCGCACCGTTTCCCCGAactctttctctatctcttcGAACGAAGTTTCCGTGTCTTCGACCGTGTCGTGAAGCAAAGCTGCGAGTATCACGATCGGATCGTAGACGCTTCCCTCGTTTGCCAGAATATTCGCGACCCCTGAAACGGCGGAATTAAGGATCGGACGATTAATCCTCGCGATCGGTAAGGAAAAAGATTAAAAGATAAAGGCGTAATCCGacgaagataaaaatataagcCCTTTGAACGCTGCAACAACGTTTgttccttcaaattttgatttttctcaccCAAGGGATGATTTATGTACGGTGTTTCAGCGGCGTCTTTTCTCCTTTGATTGCTGTGCTTCTCGGCGGCAAAATTCGCGCACTTCAACACCATCGACAGAAGTTCCTCTTTCGTTGTAGGTTTCAAGCAGGATCCACACTCGCCGGGTATTACCAGCGGATCGTTGATCGTATCTCTGTCGGCGTTGCAGCTGTCTTCGGATTTTTTACACTCCTCTTCCGGATTTGCGGCTAATTCCTTGTCCGCGTATCGGTTCAGGAAAGATCCTTTGTCAACGCGGAAATTCATCGCTTGATGTTAGAAGAGTGAAATATCGCAATTCGCTATCCGTAACGGAttacgaaattttataaataaaatatgcatACACCGCCTTGTGCAAATGTCACACGACACTAATATTAAACCGCGTGTTATGAATCTCAAGCTTTTGCATCAAGAGCGAACACTCTGTCAAGAATTTTAGGCGgcagtatatgtataactcaCAGCGTCATCTTGCCAAAGAAATATCGCACTAGAAATTTAAGATAAGCTGGCCGATTCTTCTACCCTCGGTAGAAACTACAGAGCATTCATTAacaacgaatatttttaatttctgggAGAATAAGCCGCGACTACAAtatagtataattattatcaaagaAGAAATTAACACTTGtatagcgtattcgaaaaaaatttgaactattatcgtttttatcgttttaatcgttttacaatatttctaCGAACGGTTATAGCTAGACCTTGTGAACAATCAGGTGTTGATAATCTACTCGATAGATAACTAACACGTAGCTGGCAGCTGACCGACGGTCGAATAGTTTTCTGTTTTACCTTTTTGTTTCTGTACGACTAGTGTAATCAGCAATTGAATTTGTTGTCTGATATAGAAAAGAATTGAACACAATCTTATAGTCAAGTTCAGATTCggcttttcatttatttttcataccgtTTTTGTCGCAGGCATTTTTTAATCTGTATTgacttgattaaaaaaataaatacccTTTATATAACAAATTATTGGCGAAGGATATTATCAATGCGGAACATGCGAATGCGAGTGTATAATGTTCGTAATGCGTCATGACGCGTGTCTCATGTTTCTGCGAAAATCATGATACGAGGGGGAGAAATTAACCTTCGCTtcgatgaatttgaaactaatCACCAGTGTCAATAAAAGGCGGAAGACCTGCACGTTTTCGATCATCGTTCCTGCTCTCCACGTTCATTGAACCGACTTCGTACACTGCAATTCCCTAGGGAGATGCAAAAAGCTGACGGGAAAAAGCTGGCGAAGAAAGGgagggttggaaaaaaaaaactggaggTGGGGATGGAATAATTGCGTTATAAATAATCATCAGTAATTACAAGCAAGTAATACAAAGTACAAGATATTCCTGaattattggataaaaaaaaaaattggcattatttttcaatgtatttatgtaattgttttataaaaattgtctgCAAATAGAAGTACAGAAAGATACTTTACTGATTTGTTCTGAACTTTCAGTAACAAACTGCTTCGAATTGTCTCTATACTAATTATAATTAGTTTATGATATATACTGATTTGATGCGATAATTTATGAACTGAACTGCGTTATTACACATAGGTTTATTAAGTTGCAGAATTTTACGAAGGCAGTAGAAGGTTCCCACCGTGCACCCGAACGCGATCAATTAtaggtgatgatgatgatgcagTGCCAAAATCCCCAGCGTACTCACTACCGGCCTGATTAAATAGGCTTAATTCAATCGTCGGGGGTCTCGAGTGTCGAACGTGGATCGCCGCATGTCGCGTGCCCCGATCTCGAGTGCGTTTCGCTTCTTTAGTCCTGTGCCAAAAAGAGAAATAGAAGGGGAAatagaggaagagagagagagatgcgATGAAACGTTTCTATTATTCAGCTGAGCGGATTTCACTCGCAGTAAACAAGCAAATCGATTTAGACACCGCGGCACGCGCATGATTCGCTTTGTCGAAAGACCGGCTTATTATTCGACTCGGCTGCTCTTTATTATAATTCATGTCAAATTAATCCATGCATTCTTGATTTCGAACAAACGGAAACGCGTCGTCTATACTCGAGGCATATTATGTTATACGTCTCGATTCCCTCGACGATCATGTCCGACTGCACAAACGGCCTTGTTCGCTTTCGTTGAAAATGCCGTGtgatgtataatgtaattCTGCGGGGGAGAACAACTCGGCGAATTGGCGTGTCAATTTCCGGTTTGATTATTCACAACAATCCCGAATTGTTGAGAATTATCTCGAACGGAATGCGAATCGATTGGAATTATTTTAAGTTTCGTTGAATTAGTGTCGTGGATAATTTCTTGAacgatgtgaaaattttcaaagatctCTCCACAGTATTATTACAATGTAACAAAATTGATCGAATCGGGTAAATTGATCGAAGTAGAATAAATTGAGTATTATAGGTTCGTCAgctgaaaaataatacgattTGAGATGGTCAGACGTTGATT
The Neodiprion fabricii isolate iyNeoFabr1 chromosome 1, iyNeoFabr1.1, whole genome shotgun sequence DNA segment above includes these coding regions:
- the LOC124185634 gene encoding short neuropeptide F encodes the protein MTAPKSYVAAMLLVVVIASDVHTAEYADYDGMSSDSDGHDARDLYNALQQQEDPNAVKLWNIPIQHLMVRKSQRSPSFRLRFGRRSDPLMSNDISGQDNSVERKSVRSPSYRLRFGRRSDPELSEDFMARKPSRSPSFRLRFGRRSDPLINHDLASSFPGEDYLDRKIVRSPSYRLRFGRQSGLVDSTEVQPGTTSEKESAAVVEEN
- the LOC124185618 gene encoding guanosine-3',5'-bis(diphosphate) 3'-pyrophosphohydrolase MESH1 isoform X2, with protein sequence MNFRVDKGSFLNRYADKELAANPEEECKKSEDSCNADRDTINDPLVIPGECGSCLKPTTKEELLSMVLKCANFAAEKHSNQRRKDAAETPYINHPLGVANILANEGSVYDPIVILAALLHDTVEDTETSFEEIEKEFGETVRKVVAEVTDDKSLPKAERKRLQIENATSRSDRAKLVTLADKIYNLRDIQKSPPLGWSDIRVREYFQWAKKVVDNCRGTNSALENTLDSIFAKQCKETRKNCNCIKRLSPVCDESYLCI
- the LOC124185618 gene encoding guanosine-3',5'-bis(diphosphate) 3'-pyrophosphohydrolase MESH1 isoform X1, yielding MNFRVDKGSFLNRYADKELAANPEEECKKSEDSCNADRDTINDPLVIPGECGSCLKPTTKEELLSMVLKCANFAAEKHSNQRRKDAAETPYINHPLGVANILANEGSVYDPIVILAALLHDTVEDTETSFEEIEKEFGETVRKVVAEVTDDKSLPKAERKRLQIENATSRSDRAKLVTLADKIYNLRDIQKSPPLGWSDIRVREYFQVQPRIQSELQFCRYDSFPLSNRWEGRFHVKCNLNPEIRPDSVVASSAILNSWGYLFLSNNSPIFNV